A window of the Armatimonadia bacterium genome harbors these coding sequences:
- a CDS encoding aldo/keto reductase, producing MQYRPVGNTGIMVSALGFGTMRFKGPENAKEIIDRGLQLGLTYFDIGSAYSFKDFDTNAEAWTGAAIRDVPRDKIVLSAKAQPRAGEPRLDRGLGISTRDQMWQCIENSLKRVGVDWFDFYQLWDMSAPEHFEAGCKGEDSPLQALREAKEQGLVKHLGFTSHAAPDLIISWLDQVPDFRTLTLYYNFSDRAPERALDFAHEHGVGVKIMGPLRGGLLTGESEAFARALPELAGKPVQEIALRFLLSNPGVSTVLSGMNVIAHLEQNAQVASSSDSMTEAQRGQFLEAFAEFSKGRPLCTGCRYCLGSCPQKLPVMQSMSLYQLKTVFGMSSADAEIRATKGHERNDTTKCVACGACVEKCPQKLPIPDRMEALARIADAL from the coding sequence GTGCAATACAGACCTGTCGGCAACACTGGCATCATGGTCTCTGCGCTCGGCTTTGGGACCATGCGGTTCAAAGGCCCGGAGAACGCCAAGGAGATCATCGACCGCGGCCTGCAGCTCGGACTCACCTACTTCGACATCGGCTCGGCCTACAGCTTCAAAGACTTCGACACCAACGCCGAGGCCTGGACGGGCGCAGCGATCCGCGATGTGCCCCGCGACAAGATCGTCCTCTCGGCCAAAGCTCAGCCCCGGGCGGGAGAGCCTCGTCTCGACCGCGGTCTGGGGATTAGCACTCGCGACCAGATGTGGCAGTGCATCGAGAACTCGCTCAAGCGCGTCGGCGTCGACTGGTTCGACTTCTACCAGCTCTGGGACATGAGCGCCCCCGAGCACTTCGAGGCCGGCTGCAAGGGCGAAGACTCCCCGCTTCAGGCCCTGCGTGAGGCGAAGGAGCAGGGCCTCGTCAAGCACCTCGGCTTCACCAGCCACGCCGCACCCGACCTCATCATCAGTTGGCTCGACCAGGTGCCCGACTTCCGCACCCTTACCCTCTACTACAACTTCAGCGATCGTGCCCCTGAGCGCGCACTGGATTTCGCCCATGAGCACGGCGTCGGCGTCAAGATCATGGGCCCGCTCCGCGGCGGTCTGCTCACTGGCGAGTCCGAGGCCTTCGCCCGTGCCCTTCCGGAGTTGGCGGGCAAGCCGGTACAGGAGATCGCTCTGCGCTTCCTGCTCTCGAACCCGGGAGTCAGCACCGTGCTCTCCGGCATGAATGTGATCGCGCACCTCGAGCAGAACGCGCAGGTCGCCTCGAGCAGCGACTCAATGACCGAGGCCCAGCGTGGGCAGTTCCTCGAGGCCTTCGCGGAGTTCAGCAAGGGCCGGCCACTCTGCACCGGCTGCCGCTACTGCCTCGGATCCTGCCCGCAGAAGCTCCCGGTGATGCAGTCGATGTCGCTGTACCAGCTCAAGACCGTCTTCGGGATGAGCAGTGCCGACGCGGAGATCCGCGCCACCAAAGGCCATGAGCGGAATGACACGACCAAGTGTGTAGCCTGCGGCGCCTGCGTTGAGAAGTGCCCGCAGAAGCTGCCGATACCCGATCGCATGGAGGCACTGGCGCGAATCGCCGACGCCCTCTAG